Proteins from a genomic interval of Lacticaseibacillus pabuli:
- a CDS encoding mannose/fructose/sorbose PTS transporter subunit IIA has protein sequence MVGIILASHGQFAAGIKQSGQMIFGEQDKVEAVTFMPDEGPDDLKAHLEAAIAKFDPDDEVLFLVDLWGGSPFNQSNNIFEAHKDKWAIVTGLNLPMLIEAYGARLSSNSAQELAAHLVEAGREGVKIKPESLEPAPKAAPKAKAQAGGKPGKMEYVLARIDSRLLHGQVATTWTKTTSPNRIIVVSDNVAKDEMRSTLIKEAAPAGVKAHVIPIDQMIKLAKDDKHFGGQKVMLLFETPEDAKRAVDGGVPLKEINVGSMAHSVGKVQPNKVLAFDQKDIDTYKAMEADGITFDVRKVPADGRENLDNIMAKAQAELDKQKN, from the coding sequence ATGGTCGGAATCATTCTTGCCAGCCACGGGCAGTTCGCTGCTGGCATTAAGCAATCCGGTCAAATGATCTTCGGTGAGCAGGATAAGGTTGAAGCTGTAACCTTTATGCCTGACGAAGGTCCCGATGACTTGAAGGCACACCTTGAGGCAGCCATTGCTAAGTTTGACCCCGATGATGAGGTTTTGTTCTTGGTTGATCTTTGGGGAGGCTCCCCATTCAACCAGTCAAACAACATCTTCGAGGCACACAAGGATAAATGGGCAATTGTTACAGGTTTGAACCTGCCAATGCTGATTGAAGCATATGGCGCACGTCTTTCCTCTAACTCCGCTCAGGAACTTGCTGCACACTTAGTAGAAGCTGGACGTGAAGGCGTTAAGATTAAGCCTGAATCTCTTGAACCAGCACCTAAGGCAGCACCTAAGGCGAAGGCTCAGGCTGGTGGTAAGCCAGGTAAGATGGAATACGTCCTTGCACGTATCGACTCTCGTCTGCTTCATGGTCAAGTTGCAACAACTTGGACCAAGACAACCAGTCCAAACCGCATCATTGTTGTTTCAGACAATGTTGCGAAGGATGAAATGCGTAGCACCCTGATTAAGGAAGCTGCACCAGCTGGTGTTAAAGCGCACGTTATTCCTATTGACCAGATGATCAAGCTTGCTAAAGATGACAAGCACTTCGGTGGTCAGAAGGTAATGCTATTATTCGAAACACCTGAAGACGCTAAGCGCGCCGTTGATGGTGGTGTTCCACTTAAGGAGATTAACGTCGGTTCTATGGCGCACTCCGTAGGTAAGGTTCAGCCTAACAAGGTTCTTGCTTTTGACCAGAAGGATATCGACACATACAAGGCTATGGAAGCTGACGGCATCACGTTTGATGTTCGTAAGGTTCCAGCAGACGGCCGTGAAAATCTCGATAACATTATGGCTAAGGCTCAAGCAGAACTTGATAAGCAGAAGAACTAA
- a CDS encoding PTS mannose/fructose/sorbose transporter subunit IIC, which translates to MSLNFIQVILVIVVAFFAGMEGILDQWQFHQPLVACTLIGLVTGTLVPCIILGGQLQLIALGWANVGAAVAPDAALASVASAIILVLGGQGRSGVNSAIALAVPLAVAGLLLTTLVRTLATGIVHLMDAAAARGSFSGIDFWQYVAVAMQGLRIAIPAGLILAVGAGPVKSLLNMIPGWLNQGLGIGGGMVVAVGYAMVINMMATAEVWPFFALGFVMATIPNLTLIALGTIGVALALIYLALQESGSNNASTGVANTGDPVGDIIDNY; encoded by the coding sequence ATGTCTTTAAACTTTATTCAAGTCATTCTGGTCATCGTCGTTGCATTCTTTGCGGGTATGGAAGGTATTCTTGATCAATGGCAATTCCACCAGCCCCTTGTTGCATGTACTTTGATTGGTTTGGTTACTGGCACGCTGGTCCCTTGCATCATCTTAGGTGGTCAGCTTCAGCTCATCGCTCTTGGCTGGGCTAACGTTGGTGCCGCTGTTGCTCCTGACGCTGCGCTTGCATCCGTTGCATCTGCAATTATTCTTGTTCTTGGTGGTCAGGGACGCTCCGGTGTTAACTCAGCTATCGCGCTGGCCGTACCACTGGCTGTCGCTGGTTTGCTGCTGACAACCCTTGTTCGTACCCTTGCAACCGGGATTGTTCACTTGATGGATGCTGCTGCTGCACGTGGTAGCTTCTCAGGTATCGACTTCTGGCAGTATGTTGCCGTTGCCATGCAAGGTCTTCGTATCGCCATCCCAGCCGGCTTGATTCTGGCTGTTGGTGCTGGTCCTGTTAAGTCCTTGCTGAACATGATCCCAGGCTGGTTGAACCAAGGCCTTGGCATAGGTGGTGGTATGGTTGTTGCCGTTGGTTACGCAATGGTTATCAACATGATGGCTACCGCTGAAGTATGGCCATTCTTCGCACTTGGTTTCGTTATGGCTACCATTCCTAACTTGACCTTGATTGCTCTTGGTACTATCGGTGTTGCCCTTGCCCTTATCTACCTGGCACTTCAGGAATCCGGCTCCAACAATGCCTCAACCGGTGTTGCTAACACTGGTGACCCTGTCGGCGACATAATCGATAATTACTAA
- a CDS encoding PTS system mannose/fructose/sorbose family transporter subunit IID yields MAERIHLTKRDRFHVMWRTQLLQGSWNYERMQNGGWCYSLIPAIKKLYTNKDDQIAALKRHLEFYNTHPYVSAPVTGVVLALEEDRANGAPVTDVAIQGVKVGMMGPLAGVGDPVFWFTMRPILGALGASMALTGSILGPIIFFVAWNIIRLAVLWYTQEFGYRAGSAITKDVSGGLLGKVTKGASILGMFVLGALVNRWVNVKFTPVVARTPQQKGAYIDFAHLPKGGQGIHDAMTQQAAGLSLDKIKVTTLQNNLDSLIPGLAALLLTFICMWLLKKKVSPIWIILGLFVVGVLFHVWGLM; encoded by the coding sequence ATGGCAGAACGTATTCACCTTACAAAAAGAGATCGTTTCCACGTTATGTGGCGCACGCAGCTCCTACAAGGTTCTTGGAACTACGAACGTATGCAAAACGGTGGCTGGTGCTACTCATTAATTCCAGCTATCAAAAAGTTGTACACAAACAAGGATGACCAGATTGCTGCTTTGAAGCGGCACCTGGAATTCTACAACACTCACCCATACGTATCAGCTCCTGTTACGGGTGTTGTGCTTGCCCTTGAAGAAGATCGTGCCAATGGTGCCCCTGTTACTGACGTAGCTATCCAGGGTGTTAAAGTTGGTATGATGGGCCCTCTGGCCGGTGTTGGGGACCCAGTATTCTGGTTCACCATGCGTCCAATTCTTGGTGCTCTTGGTGCTTCCATGGCTCTTACTGGTAGTATCCTTGGCCCAATCATCTTCTTTGTTGCCTGGAACATCATTCGTTTGGCTGTTCTGTGGTACACACAGGAATTCGGCTACCGTGCCGGTTCCGCTATCACCAAAGACGTTTCTGGTGGCCTGTTAGGTAAGGTTACCAAGGGTGCTTCCATTCTTGGTATGTTTGTCCTGGGTGCACTGGTAAACCGTTGGGTTAACGTTAAGTTCACCCCAGTTGTTGCCCGCACACCACAGCAGAAGGGTGCTTACATTGACTTTGCACACCTTCCAAAGGGTGGTCAGGGTATCCACGATGCCATGACTCAGCAAGCAGCTGGTTTGTCACTCGACAAGATCAAGGTCACCACACTCCAGAACAACTTGGACTCCCTGATTCCTGGTCTTGCAGCTCTGCTGCTTACCTTCATCTGCATGTGGCTCCTTAAGAAGAAGGTTTCACCAATCTGGATCATTCTTGGTCTGTTCGTTGTTGGTGTTCTGTTCCACGTATGGGGCCTTATGTAA
- a CDS encoding DUF956 family protein, translated as MVKSMNTKVDLTANATSFVGLGSYGKVMVGDKAFEFYNDRKVEDYVQIPWAQVDYVLVSVLFGGKRIPRFALRTKQGVAYSFATKDPKKVLRAIRVYVAPDHIVKSLSAFEVLRNGLAHLTHRGGNN; from the coding sequence ATGGTCAAATCAATGAACACTAAGGTCGATCTCACCGCGAATGCCACATCTTTCGTTGGTCTTGGATCATACGGCAAGGTAATGGTTGGTGACAAAGCGTTTGAATTCTACAATGATCGTAAGGTAGAGGATTACGTCCAAATTCCGTGGGCCCAGGTTGATTACGTCCTTGTGTCCGTTTTATTCGGCGGCAAGCGTATTCCTCGTTTTGCCCTACGCACGAAACAGGGCGTAGCATACTCGTTTGCGACCAAGGATCCGAAAAAGGTTCTGCGCGCAATCCGAGTGTACGTTGCACCAGACCACATCGTGAAGTCGTTGTCAGCATTTGAAGTGTTGCGCAATGGCCTCGCACACCTCACACATCGCGGTGGTAACAATTAA
- the yycF gene encoding response regulator YycF has product MAKKILVVDDEKPISDIVKFNLTKEGYAVVTAFDGEEALSQFKAEQPDLVILDLMLPKIDGLEVARQIRKDNDTPIIMLTAKDSEIDKVLGLELGADDYVTKPFSNRELVARVKANLRRRGDTTSSSDSDDAKSDLTIGDLVIHPDAYTVSKRGESIELTHREFELLHYLARHLGQVMTREHLLQTVWGYDYFGDVRTVDVTVRRLREKIEDNASHPSWLITRRGVGYYLRNPDAEQSL; this is encoded by the coding sequence ATGGCTAAAAAAATTCTTGTAGTAGATGACGAAAAACCCATCTCTGATATCGTGAAATTTAACCTGACCAAGGAAGGCTACGCAGTTGTGACTGCGTTTGATGGTGAGGAAGCGCTCAGCCAGTTTAAGGCAGAGCAGCCCGACCTTGTCATCCTGGACTTGATGTTGCCAAAAATTGACGGCCTCGAAGTTGCGCGTCAGATTCGCAAGGACAACGACACGCCAATTATTATGTTGACTGCGAAGGACAGTGAAATCGACAAGGTCCTGGGTCTTGAACTCGGGGCGGACGATTACGTCACCAAGCCGTTCTCAAACCGCGAATTGGTTGCCCGTGTGAAGGCCAACCTGCGCCGCCGCGGTGACACGACGTCCAGCAGCGATTCTGATGATGCCAAGTCCGACCTGACCATCGGCGACTTGGTCATCCATCCAGACGCTTATACCGTTAGCAAGCGCGGTGAGTCTATCGAATTGACCCACCGTGAGTTCGAGCTTTTGCATTACCTTGCCCGTCACTTGGGTCAAGTGATGACGCGCGAACACTTGCTGCAGACTGTCTGGGGTTATGACTACTTCGGTGATGTCCGTACCGTTGACGTTACCGTGCGTCGTTTGCGTGAGAAGATCGAAGACAATGCGTCCCACCCATCTTGGCTGATTACACGCCGCGGGGTTGGTTACTATTTGCGCAACCCAGACGCTGAACAAAGCCTTTAA